One genomic region from Enterobacter hormaechei ATCC 49162 encodes:
- a CDS encoding DUF1778 domain-containing protein — MKSDVQLNIRAKESQRALIDAAAEILHKSRTDFILEMACQAAENVILDRRVFNFNDEQYAEFIDMLDAPVADDPAIEKLLARKPQWDV; from the coding sequence ATGAAATCAGATGTTCAACTCAATATCAGAGCCAAAGAATCCCAGCGGGCGCTTATCGATGCCGCCGCAGAGATCCTCCATAAATCACGTACAGACTTTATTCTGGAGATGGCCTGTCAGGCAGCCGAGAATGTGATCCTCGATCGGCGTGTATTCAATTTTAACGATGAACAGTATGCAGAGTTCATTGACATGCTCGATGCCCCGGTCGCGGACGATCCTGCCATAGAAAAACTGCTGGCAAGGAAACCTCAGTGGGACGTGTAA
- a CDS encoding LysR family transcriptional regulator, with product MTDPDFNLLVALDMLLSEASVAGAARRLNLSTSAMSRTLSRLRDVTGDPILVRAGRNMVLTPWAEATRDRARRAVHEARAVLQPSTETFNAQSLARLFTIRANDGFVVAFGPALIAAVADAAPDVCIRFAPKPEKTSRYLREGLVDLEIGVQSNMGPEIRLQRLFEDRFVGVVRKGHPLATQADIHVDDYVAWGHVVASPEGALHGSVDDALAELGTKRKIASVVPGFPTALSVALESDLIAMIPALYLLNQQVMDQVHVFELPFKSRRITVSQMWHPRMERDPGHRWLREQILAVCGVGR from the coding sequence ATGACCGATCCCGATTTTAATTTACTGGTTGCACTCGACATGTTGCTGAGCGAAGCGAGTGTCGCAGGTGCGGCACGTCGCCTGAACCTCAGCACCTCGGCCATGAGCCGGACATTAAGCAGATTACGCGACGTCACAGGCGACCCGATCCTGGTGCGCGCCGGACGTAACATGGTACTGACCCCGTGGGCCGAAGCGACCCGGGATCGCGCCAGGCGTGCAGTGCACGAGGCCAGGGCGGTATTGCAGCCCTCAACCGAAACGTTCAACGCGCAAAGTCTGGCGCGCCTTTTCACTATCAGGGCAAACGATGGTTTTGTGGTGGCCTTTGGGCCTGCGCTTATAGCGGCTGTGGCCGACGCCGCGCCGGACGTCTGTATACGCTTCGCGCCTAAGCCGGAAAAAACGTCGCGCTATCTTCGGGAAGGGCTGGTTGACCTGGAGATTGGCGTCCAGAGCAATATGGGGCCTGAAATACGGCTGCAACGGTTGTTTGAGGATCGGTTTGTGGGCGTCGTGCGTAAGGGGCACCCGCTGGCTACGCAGGCAGACATACACGTGGACGATTATGTCGCCTGGGGCCATGTGGTCGCGTCACCCGAGGGCGCATTGCACGGATCCGTTGACGATGCGCTGGCCGAACTGGGGACAAAACGTAAAATCGCGAGCGTCGTACCGGGATTTCCGACGGCGCTGTCCGTGGCGCTGGAATCGGATCTTATCGCCATGATACCCGCGCTCTATTTACTCAATCAGCAGGTAATGGACCAGGTACACGTTTTCGAGCTGCCGTTCAAAAGCCGACGTATCACGGTGTCGCAGATGTGGCACCCAAGAATGGAACGCGACCCAGGTCACCGCTGGCTGAGAGAGCAAATTCTTGCGGTATGCGGAGTGGGAAGGTGA
- a CDS encoding anaerobic sulfatase maturase, with protein sequence MKYSTTLPVKALPSAEKYDGKGPEYKRRFHVMAKPTGSTCNLDCSYCFYLHKEELLHQDRHTGMSDEVLENFIRQYIDGQDGDQVVFSWQGGEPTLMGLEFFEKVVKFQKQYQKPGQRVENDLQTNGVLINDKWAEFLKEHKFLVGLSIDGPRELHDRYRVTRSGKPTFDKVMAGVDALKRHGVPFNALVTVNRTNALFPLEVYRFVTRELGATYVQFNPCVEPVDFKQTAPQFWRDDTIPVTGSRRAHPGDLDSIVTDWSVDPDDWGKFLIAVFEEWVNNDLGRVQVNLFETAVAQTLGLPAQICTHSEFCGKGLAIEKNGDIFSCDHYVYPEYQIGNIENTQLAHLAFSERQKAFGMGKRDTLPKYCKACPYLNMCWGECPKNRIVRAPDGEAGLNYLCPGIKAFFNYAEPILVGIATLVKRDFAGLKR encoded by the coding sequence ATGAAGTACAGCACCACACTACCCGTTAAAGCGTTACCGTCCGCCGAGAAATATGACGGCAAAGGCCCTGAATATAAGCGCCGCTTTCATGTGATGGCCAAGCCGACGGGCTCGACCTGTAACCTCGATTGTTCCTACTGTTTTTATCTGCACAAAGAAGAGTTGCTGCATCAGGATCGCCATACCGGTATGAGCGACGAGGTGCTTGAGAATTTCATTCGGCAGTATATTGACGGTCAGGACGGCGATCAGGTGGTTTTCTCCTGGCAAGGCGGTGAACCCACCCTTATGGGGCTCGAATTTTTTGAGAAAGTCGTCAAATTTCAGAAACAGTATCAAAAGCCCGGTCAGCGCGTCGAAAACGACTTACAAACAAATGGCGTCCTGATTAACGATAAATGGGCTGAATTCCTCAAAGAACATAAATTTCTGGTGGGTCTGTCAATTGATGGCCCACGGGAACTGCATGACCGCTATCGCGTTACCCGCAGCGGCAAGCCAACGTTTGATAAAGTGATGGCGGGCGTCGATGCCCTCAAGCGTCACGGCGTCCCTTTTAATGCACTTGTCACGGTTAACCGCACGAATGCCCTCTTCCCGCTTGAGGTCTACCGCTTTGTCACCCGCGAACTGGGCGCCACCTATGTGCAGTTCAACCCGTGCGTGGAGCCTGTCGATTTCAAACAGACCGCGCCGCAGTTCTGGCGTGACGATACCATCCCCGTGACCGGTAGCCGACGCGCGCACCCCGGGGATCTCGACTCCATCGTCACCGACTGGTCGGTTGATCCGGACGACTGGGGCAAATTTTTAATTGCCGTCTTTGAAGAGTGGGTCAATAACGATTTGGGCCGCGTACAGGTCAATCTGTTTGAAACGGCCGTCGCCCAGACTCTGGGGTTGCCAGCACAAATCTGTACCCACTCCGAGTTCTGCGGTAAAGGGTTAGCGATTGAAAAGAACGGCGACATCTTCTCCTGCGACCATTACGTTTACCCGGAATACCAGATTGGCAATATAGAGAATACCCAGCTTGCGCATTTGGCGTTCTCAGAACGTCAAAAAGCATTCGGGATGGGTAAGCGCGATACGCTGCCAAAATACTGCAAGGCCTGCCCTTATCTGAACATGTGCTGGGGCGAGTGCCCCAAAAACCGTATTGTGCGCGCCCCGGACGGCGAGGCGGGTCTTAACTATCTCTGCCCCGGTATCAAAGCCTTCTTTAATTACGCCGAGCCCATCCTGGTGGGGATCGCCACGCTGGTTAAACGTGACTTTGCAGGATTAAAACGATGA
- a CDS encoding GNAT family N-acetyltransferase, which produces MGRVTAPEPLSSVHQLAEFVSGEAVLDEWLKQRGLKNQALGAARTFVVCKTGTKQVAGFYSLATGSVNHTEATGHLRRNMPDPIPVIVLARLAVDVSLHGNGLGADLLHDAVLRCYRVAENIGVRAIMVHALTENAKAFYLHHGFKASQTQERTLFLRLPQEK; this is translated from the coding sequence GTGGGACGTGTAACAGCTCCAGAGCCCTTATCCAGTGTTCATCAACTGGCGGAGTTCGTCAGTGGAGAGGCCGTGCTTGACGAATGGCTAAAACAAAGAGGCCTGAAAAACCAGGCGCTCGGCGCAGCCCGAACATTTGTGGTTTGTAAAACGGGCACGAAGCAGGTCGCGGGTTTTTACTCACTGGCTACCGGCAGCGTTAACCATACGGAAGCGACAGGCCATCTTCGCCGTAACATGCCGGATCCGATTCCCGTGATTGTACTTGCCCGTCTGGCTGTCGATGTCTCATTACACGGAAATGGGTTGGGAGCCGATTTACTCCACGATGCGGTTTTACGCTGTTATCGGGTGGCAGAGAATATCGGAGTGAGAGCGATCATGGTTCATGCACTCACTGAAAACGCCAAAGCTTTCTATCTTCACCACGGTTTTAAAGCATCCCAGACTCAGGAACGAACACTGTTTCTCCGGCTTCCTCAGGAGAAGTAA
- a CDS encoding vWA domain-containing protein, translating to MSEYLSQIDFAWPWAWLVLFVPLLGRFLFTRERTVKEYVRVPFLPGLIESLQLNQQPERSGKMATCMFWLVWALMVCALARPEYLTPPQHIEKPMRNIMLILDVSGSMEKNDVAGGLTRLQAVQQSVKKFVAARKSDRIGLVIFANSAWPFAPVSEDKQALETRISQLVPGMAGQQTAIGDALGVTVKLLDSTGDKEASKLAILLTDGNDTASQLTPRLAAQLAVSHHVQLHTIAFGDVNSSGDDKVDLNLLQDLARMTGGRSWTAENSGASLDAVWKEIDAITPVQVKSIGWSWRVPLFAWPLAAALLLLLAFQLYRIVRENKV from the coding sequence ATGTCTGAATACCTGTCCCAAATCGATTTCGCCTGGCCCTGGGCCTGGCTGGTGCTTTTCGTACCGCTACTCGGGCGTTTCTTGTTCACCCGTGAGCGCACCGTAAAAGAGTATGTTCGCGTCCCCTTCCTGCCTGGGTTAATCGAATCTTTACAGCTTAACCAGCAGCCTGAGCGCAGCGGCAAGATGGCCACCTGTATGTTCTGGCTGGTATGGGCTTTGATGGTCTGTGCTCTTGCCCGTCCTGAGTACCTCACGCCCCCTCAGCACATTGAGAAGCCCATGCGTAATATTATGTTGATTCTGGATGTGTCCGGATCGATGGAAAAAAACGATGTTGCAGGCGGGCTTACGCGCCTTCAGGCCGTGCAACAGTCGGTAAAAAAATTCGTGGCGGCCCGCAAATCTGACCGTATTGGACTAGTGATATTTGCGAACAGCGCCTGGCCGTTTGCCCCGGTGAGCGAGGACAAGCAGGCGCTCGAAACACGCATCAGTCAGCTTGTCCCCGGCATGGCTGGCCAGCAGACGGCTATCGGCGATGCGCTGGGCGTCACGGTAAAATTGCTGGATTCAACCGGTGATAAGGAGGCCAGCAAGCTGGCGATTCTGCTGACGGATGGAAATGACACCGCATCACAATTGACCCCTCGCCTCGCCGCGCAGCTGGCTGTCAGCCACCATGTTCAGCTGCACACCATCGCGTTTGGTGATGTGAATAGCAGCGGGGATGACAAAGTTGACCTGAACCTGTTGCAGGACCTTGCCCGAATGACAGGAGGACGTTCCTGGACGGCGGAAAACAGCGGCGCGTCACTGGACGCGGTCTGGAAAGAAATTGATGCCATCACGCCGGTCCAGGTCAAGAGCATCGGCTGGTCCTGGCGCGTGCCGCTCTTTGCCTGGCCTCTCGCCGCCGCGCTCCTCCTGTTGCTGGCTTTCCAGCTCTACCGTATCGTCCGGGAGAACAAAGTATGA
- a CDS encoding AAA family ATPase, with protein MIEREKVLQLEQRMNEQVIGQQELVRMLIIALLCDGHVLLEGLPGLAKTRAVRELARHVEGDYRRIQFTPDLLPSDITGSEIYQQNATREEDQFRFRPGPVFGNIILADEINRASARVQSALLEAMEERHVTVAGKTWPLPGVFMVLATQNPVDQEGTWPLPEAQLDRFLMKVLVDYPTKQNELKVMQLVRGEQQQKYQQLAASAGTSAPLPETLMLSQQEIAACWQGISAIHVDPTVEEYIVNIVDLSRHPQQVSDTLAGYLSFGISPRGTLALERCGRAQAWLEGRDAVLPEDIKKVAPAVLRHRLMLTWQASADNCTPDDAVQMLLDAVVA; from the coding sequence ATGATCGAACGCGAGAAAGTGCTGCAACTTGAACAACGAATGAATGAACAGGTTATCGGTCAGCAAGAGCTGGTGCGAATGCTGATCATTGCCCTGCTCTGTGACGGTCACGTACTGCTGGAAGGCCTGCCGGGACTGGCAAAAACGCGTGCCGTACGCGAGCTGGCGCGTCATGTTGAGGGGGATTATCGACGGATCCAGTTCACACCCGACCTGCTGCCTTCAGATATCACCGGAAGCGAGATTTATCAGCAAAACGCCACGCGTGAAGAAGATCAGTTCCGCTTTCGGCCTGGCCCGGTATTCGGCAACATCATCCTCGCGGATGAGATCAACCGCGCCTCCGCGCGCGTCCAGTCTGCGCTACTGGAAGCGATGGAAGAGCGCCACGTCACCGTAGCGGGAAAAACCTGGCCGCTGCCGGGGGTCTTTATGGTGCTTGCCACGCAAAACCCGGTCGATCAGGAGGGCACCTGGCCCCTGCCCGAAGCACAGCTGGACCGTTTTCTGATGAAGGTCCTGGTGGACTACCCGACAAAGCAAAATGAATTGAAAGTCATGCAGCTGGTCCGCGGGGAGCAACAGCAAAAATATCAGCAGCTGGCCGCCTCCGCCGGGACGAGCGCCCCCCTTCCCGAGACCTTAATGCTGAGCCAGCAGGAGATAGCCGCCTGCTGGCAGGGTATTTCTGCCATCCATGTGGACCCGACGGTCGAAGAGTACATCGTCAATATTGTGGATTTAAGCCGTCACCCGCAACAGGTGAGCGATACGCTGGCAGGCTATCTGAGCTTTGGCATCAGCCCTCGCGGCACCCTTGCCCTTGAACGCTGCGGTCGTGCGCAGGCCTGGCTGGAAGGACGCGATGCCGTGCTGCCAGAGGACATCAAAAAAGTGGCCCCGGCGGTGTTGCGTCACCGTCTGATGCTGACCTGGCAGGCCAGCGCCGACAATTGCACCCCGGATGACGCCGTACAAATGTTATTAGACGCAGTGGTGGCGTAA
- a CDS encoding HAD family hydrolase produces MKRVILGVVLASLCGSAMADPLSAWNDTAAKKAIMEWVKNTTNADRSTYIPPEKRYVVFDNDGTLWPEAPLTFQIQFALDEVKRLAPQHPEWAKEPLVQSVLNNDINAVAAAGEAGLLKLLALTHSDITTTEFDQRVANWVSSKKDPRFDCGYDRLGYQPMRQLLDYLRENGFKTWIISGGGIDFMRVLSQKMYGIPPEQVVGSFALGEFALTPDGAEIKKTMQGAFNDDAANKPVAIHLFMGHRPVAAFGNSDGDLAMMQYTAANPDAKTFGLIVHHTDAEREYAYDSHPPASGKLIEGLQVAKAKGWTVVDMQKDWKTVFDPALCPVTTR; encoded by the coding sequence ATGAAGCGTGTGATCCTTGGCGTTGTGTTAGCCAGCCTGTGCGGCTCTGCAATGGCCGACCCCCTTTCGGCCTGGAATGATACCGCTGCGAAAAAAGCGATTATGGAGTGGGTGAAAAATACAACCAACGCCGATCGTTCAACCTATATTCCACCGGAAAAAAGGTATGTCGTGTTTGATAACGACGGGACCTTATGGCCTGAGGCGCCTCTTACCTTTCAGATCCAGTTTGCTCTGGATGAAGTGAAACGTCTGGCGCCACAGCATCCTGAATGGGCGAAAGAGCCGCTGGTACAGTCCGTGCTTAATAACGATATCAACGCCGTCGCAGCCGCAGGTGAAGCAGGCTTGCTTAAGCTGCTGGCATTAACCCACAGCGATATCACCACCACCGAGTTCGACCAGCGCGTGGCGAACTGGGTGTCCAGCAAAAAAGATCCGCGTTTCGACTGCGGTTACGATCGGTTAGGGTATCAACCGATGCGACAGCTGCTGGATTATTTGCGTGAGAATGGCTTCAAAACCTGGATTATCTCCGGTGGCGGTATCGACTTTATGCGCGTGCTTTCGCAAAAAATGTATGGCATTCCGCCTGAACAGGTTGTCGGATCCTTTGCGCTGGGGGAATTTGCACTCACCCCCGACGGGGCTGAAATCAAAAAAACCATGCAGGGCGCGTTTAACGATGATGCGGCCAATAAACCGGTCGCCATTCATCTGTTTATGGGGCACCGTCCCGTCGCAGCCTTTGGCAATAGCGATGGCGATCTTGCCATGATGCAATACACTGCGGCCAATCCGGATGCGAAAACATTCGGTCTTATCGTCCATCATACCGATGCCGAACGTGAATATGCCTATGACAGCCATCCCCCGGCCAGTGGAAAACTGATAGAGGGATTACAGGTTGCAAAAGCAAAAGGCTGGACGGTAGTGGATATGCAAAAGGACTGGAAAACGGTGTTTGATCCGGCGCTCTGTCCGGTAACAACACGGTAG
- a CDS encoding DUF4381 domain-containing protein → MLEKGFSIPELAEPILPEPPSWLPLPAGWLVMGGVLLIALLVFALIRLARWRRNLWRRQALEAITQSHSVDSWLVLIKRILLVHHARQTISAYLDPALWLSDLPLDADIRDQLCQRYCQPENHLSEEETFRLRQQLRSWIEGLPYV, encoded by the coding sequence ATGTTAGAGAAGGGATTTTCCATACCAGAGCTGGCGGAGCCGATCCTGCCTGAGCCTCCCTCCTGGCTGCCGCTGCCTGCCGGATGGCTGGTCATGGGCGGCGTCTTGCTGATCGCCCTGCTCGTTTTTGCCCTTATCCGTCTGGCCCGCTGGCGACGGAATTTGTGGCGGCGTCAGGCACTGGAGGCAATCACGCAATCCCACTCCGTGGACAGCTGGCTTGTTTTGATTAAACGGATTTTACTGGTTCACCACGCGCGCCAGACGATTAGCGCGTATCTGGACCCGGCGCTCTGGCTGTCAGATTTGCCGCTTGATGCGGACATTCGCGACCAGCTTTGTCAGCGCTATTGCCAGCCTGAAAACCACCTCAGTGAGGAAGAGACGTTTCGGCTGCGTCAGCAGCTACGCTCATGGATAGAGGGGCTTCCTTATGTCTGA
- a CDS encoding BatD family protein codes for MRLLWLIVFLTLPCHAAMNITRELIAPEHVAPGQPVRVAVTFWTDGWFNPPPTWPDFPVENGDLLTTAIPNQLVTRREGGITWSGVRMERQVAAWDQGTLRLPAQEITFAAAGEAPTTVQLPPLEKNVTWPRDVQQPDRFLPASRLTLTQQVNIHTTHGDKGLRAGDVIERVVTVRAGDISPVQIPQLLFAIPGSHSQRLTAKNSLITSGRGDIDGAQRIETLRYLPIEAGEIVLPPIKLRWWDTTHQQWQLAELPGSRYTVGAALNAGAESVLKGKTDLPVSLIALFIALTIAGCMALWFLRHALRRSGQFLTNQYRRFWKPTALPGLVPKNRSHL; via the coding sequence ATGAGACTGCTCTGGCTGATCGTATTTTTGACGTTACCCTGTCACGCTGCAATGAACATTACCCGCGAGTTGATCGCCCCTGAACACGTGGCACCGGGCCAACCGGTGCGCGTCGCCGTCACCTTCTGGACCGATGGCTGGTTTAATCCCCCGCCGACGTGGCCCGATTTTCCGGTCGAAAATGGTGACCTGCTTACTACGGCGATCCCTAATCAGCTTGTCACCCGCCGTGAAGGTGGCATCACCTGGAGCGGCGTACGCATGGAGCGGCAGGTCGCCGCATGGGATCAGGGAACGCTTCGCTTACCCGCGCAGGAAATCACTTTCGCGGCAGCCGGAGAAGCGCCGACTACCGTTCAGCTGCCGCCGCTGGAGAAGAACGTAACCTGGCCCAGGGATGTACAGCAGCCCGATCGTTTTCTTCCTGCCTCCCGACTGACGCTCACCCAACAGGTGAACATACACACCACTCATGGCGACAAGGGGCTGCGGGCGGGTGACGTTATTGAACGCGTGGTGACGGTGCGCGCGGGAGATATTTCTCCGGTGCAGATCCCTCAACTCCTTTTTGCGATACCTGGTTCGCATTCCCAGCGATTAACGGCAAAAAATAGCCTTATTACGTCCGGCAGAGGCGACATTGACGGCGCGCAGCGTATTGAAACCCTGCGCTATCTTCCGATCGAGGCCGGGGAAATTGTTCTGCCGCCGATTAAATTACGCTGGTGGGACACCACCCACCAGCAGTGGCAGCTGGCTGAACTGCCTGGCAGTCGCTATACGGTCGGCGCGGCATTAAATGCCGGTGCCGAATCGGTGCTGAAAGGGAAAACGGATCTCCCTGTCAGTCTCATTGCGCTGTTTATTGCGTTGACTATTGCGGGCTGTATGGCGCTTTGGTTTTTACGTCATGCGCTGCGCCGCAGCGGTCAATTTCTCACTAACCAGTACCGTCGATTCTGGAAACCCACTGCACTTCCGGGCCTGGTCCCCAAAAACAGGAGTCATTTATGA
- a CDS encoding vWA domain-containing protein, whose product MSDFHFIYTWRLLLLVLCVALWWLPAAGRSAWSRIMDKPLAKALIIGRHRKVGQALPWIAMLGVIALSGPTWQRQLPAALTPQSNVMVILQQDGAMLAGDLAPSRHERMQTKIMTLMERQPGTRFGLVVYHAGAWLTTPLTVDPTFYSLFLHAQKPGLLPSGEGSGLQNAVSLAMKNMPASPRSIILVADTLSAEDAAWLGKQRLPLQVWVPGTAQGGALPEKLAGLGIDTRLNVSRFEAIRNAGIPVTLVTANDDDLPVIVSHIEQGVTAQNNARGDLHWRNDGWMLVIPLLGMLFFWRRQLFCWVIIAPLLLWQPAGHAAWLDAWISPDMQGQYAFSRGDYSKAAHHYTDPLRQGIAWYRAGNFPAATAAFRQAQQTPDVLVWTGNALAQQKQWQLALNSYDRALSLRPDWTLAQGNRAKIAAIIMQLRQKERDRQAAQGEEQDYKPDEIKRDLKPDQGVNQKDIQPVAGNTPQVSQWYENLTVSPSGLLENLYRTQPGGAE is encoded by the coding sequence ATGAGCGACTTCCATTTTATTTATACCTGGAGGCTACTGCTACTGGTGCTCTGCGTTGCGCTCTGGTGGCTCCCGGCAGCAGGCCGCAGCGCCTGGTCACGGATAATGGATAAGCCGCTGGCGAAGGCGTTAATCATCGGGCGGCATCGTAAAGTTGGGCAGGCCTTGCCGTGGATAGCCATGCTGGGCGTTATTGCGCTTTCTGGCCCAACCTGGCAACGACAGCTGCCCGCAGCGTTGACGCCACAAAGCAACGTCATGGTCATTTTGCAGCAGGACGGTGCCATGCTCGCGGGCGATCTCGCCCCCAGCCGACACGAACGGATGCAGACAAAAATTATGACATTAATGGAACGTCAGCCAGGCACGCGATTTGGCCTGGTGGTTTATCATGCCGGGGCCTGGCTGACCACGCCGCTGACTGTCGATCCCACGTTTTATTCCCTCTTTCTGCATGCGCAAAAACCGGGTTTACTGCCGTCGGGTGAAGGTTCCGGTTTACAGAACGCAGTGTCGCTGGCGATGAAAAACATGCCCGCTTCACCTCGCAGCATCATTTTAGTGGCCGATACTCTCAGCGCGGAAGATGCCGCCTGGCTGGGCAAGCAAAGACTGCCGCTTCAGGTATGGGTCCCGGGGACAGCCCAGGGGGGCGCGTTACCTGAAAAGCTCGCGGGGCTTGGTATCGACACGCGACTGAACGTCTCCCGTTTCGAGGCCATTCGCAATGCGGGCATACCCGTTACGCTGGTGACGGCCAACGACGACGACCTCCCGGTTATTGTTAGCCATATTGAACAGGGCGTAACGGCGCAAAACAATGCCCGTGGCGATCTGCACTGGCGAAACGACGGCTGGATGCTGGTTATCCCCCTGCTGGGAATGCTTTTCTTCTGGCGACGACAGCTTTTTTGCTGGGTGATTATCGCCCCGCTGCTGCTCTGGCAGCCTGCCGGACATGCCGCCTGGCTGGATGCGTGGATTAGCCCGGACATGCAGGGGCAATATGCCTTTTCGCGCGGTGATTACAGCAAGGCCGCTCACCATTACACTGACCCGCTTCGACAGGGTATCGCCTGGTATCGGGCCGGAAATTTTCCGGCGGCGACTGCCGCTTTCCGTCAGGCGCAGCAAACACCCGACGTGCTGGTGTGGACGGGCAATGCGCTGGCCCAGCAAAAACAGTGGCAACTGGCGTTGAACAGCTATGACCGAGCGTTGAGCCTGCGGCCCGACTGGACGCTGGCGCAAGGGAACCGGGCGAAGATCGCCGCGATCATCATGCAGCTGCGGCAAAAAGAGCGAGACCGTCAGGCTGCACAGGGTGAGGAGCAGGATTACAAGCCGGATGAGATCAAGCGCGACCTGAAGCCAGATCAGGGTGTTAATCAAAAAGATATTCAACCCGTTGCCGGTAATACACCTCAGGTCAGCCAGTGGTATGAGAACCTTACCGTGTCCCCCTCCGGTCTGCTGGAGAATCTTTATCGTACGCAACCGGGAGGCGCTGAATGA
- a CDS encoding DUF58 domain-containing protein translates to MSSAVRIERETLIGLAADARAIFNPPGQIPPGALAGERVSRQQGRGMNFDSLRRYQPGDDVRLIDWQATARMRTPWIRLYNEEKERPIFILVDQRRDMFFSTRVQTKSVAAAKIAALLAWRSYHDGDRLGGLIFGDDAYSLHKCRSPAGTLPALLDDIVRFNHQVADNYPEESPHPLTLASMLRHAITLIPAGSWVALIGDFHDLDNECDALLAALRRRGEVSAFVTLDDLHLRLPSQGKLSARYEGREADFSLSPYLQDGIKQNITARLSDQEKRLTRLGVRVNQIVVADDLLWQLQKGV, encoded by the coding sequence ATGAGCAGTGCGGTACGCATTGAACGTGAAACGTTGATCGGGCTTGCTGCCGATGCGCGAGCCATTTTCAATCCACCGGGGCAGATCCCGCCGGGTGCATTGGCGGGCGAACGTGTTTCACGCCAGCAAGGCCGAGGGATGAACTTTGACAGCCTGCGTCGCTATCAGCCCGGTGATGACGTCCGCCTGATCGACTGGCAAGCCACGGCGCGCATGCGAACCCCGTGGATACGCCTTTATAACGAAGAGAAAGAGCGGCCTATTTTTATACTGGTCGATCAGCGCCGCGACATGTTTTTTTCTACCCGCGTACAAACCAAATCGGTTGCCGCCGCCAAAATAGCCGCCCTGCTGGCCTGGCGGAGCTATCACGACGGAGACCGGTTAGGTGGCCTCATCTTTGGCGATGACGCGTATTCACTGCATAAATGCCGCAGCCCGGCTGGCACCTTACCGGCGCTGCTGGATGATATCGTGCGCTTTAATCACCAGGTCGCCGATAACTATCCTGAAGAATCGCCTCACCCACTCACGCTTGCCAGTATGCTGCGTCACGCCATCACGCTGATTCCAGCCGGAAGCTGGGTGGCGCTCATCGGTGATTTCCACGATCTGGATAACGAGTGTGACGCCCTGCTGGCGGCACTGCGCCGCCGAGGTGAAGTGAGCGCGTTCGTCACGCTGGATGACTTGCATTTACGCTTACCCTCCCAGGGCAAACTGTCCGCCCGCTATGAAGGACGCGAAGCTGACTTCTCGCTTTCACCCTATCTTCAGGACGGCATTAAACAGAACATCACGGCACGGCTCTCCGATCAGGAAAAGCGCCTTACCCGGCTTGGGGTTCGCGTTAATCAGATAGTCGTTGCCGACGATCTGCTCTGGCAGTTGCAAAAAGGAGTCTGA